The Rhinolophus sinicus isolate RSC01 linkage group LG07, ASM3656204v1, whole genome shotgun sequence genomic interval AATAAGGCAAGAGTGATTGtggaaataaatagaattttgcTTCCATTCAGGCAAGACAACCTGAAGATGTGAGATGGGTGTTTTTAAGTCTCAGGTGCGTTTTCCATTTTCAGTTAGTTTCCTATGTGCCCTTTCCTAGAGAACTTTGACATGTAAAAGGCTTTACTTTTCCTAAGGTAAATGAACTGTTTTAATGGAAATGAGGGAAAAAAcaactgaatatttattttcaatgataGGAGGAAACACATTAAAGcttatgtaaatatttgaaattcctAATCCATTTCACAGCTTAATTGCAAACCTCTAAATGCGTTATAATACCTCATTCATTCCCGAAAATATCCTTATTGTGAAATACAGTAGAGAGAAAACTGTCATAATGTTTTTTGTCCTTTTAGTTAGAAAgggatttataaaaatttttatatgtataaaaatatatagttctttttctttatttattttttttaattaatttttttttagcaaggtgcagctcacagtggcccacactGGGATCAAATGCGCCACCTTGGTGTTATTCACACCATGCTctaaaccaactgagctaacaggtcACCCTATAAATTTGTTATGGtctccatttttatatcatttagtGTTTAATGGATTAAATTGTGGAGTGGTTTCTTATGTAGAAAaggtaagttatttttaaaaagcaaaagttaattaaaaataaggattAACCATAGGAAATGTGGTCTATATTATAAATATCACTTTTTATTTGAACTAAACCTGCATGGGAaggttaaaattttttctaaggTAAGAGGCTAACTTCAGACTCCCTGCCCGCATACCCTCCCTCCTGTGCTCTTACTCTATCCACTCTCAAATAAGCAGGTTTGATCACCTCTGGATCATACTGTTAGTGTGTCTTTATGTAAAAACAAGCCAGTGCAGATGCCTGTTTTTCTTACCCGTGTTTGTTCTTATCATGAGTAGTCGGGGGTCCACACTTTTGATGTTTGTTTACTGACTCCTTAAGCCTTgcacctccctttccccctcctgcTTCTTACCTGTCAGGCTGATGAGAAGCCTGGAGGCTCCTGCACTGGGAGCTGCTGGGAGTTGGGGAGCCCTCCTGTGAGCTGTGCTGCCCTGCGCTGTATCGTGGACCCACCCAGCCTGGGGTCTGTATACAGAGGACTCTGAGTGGGTAATTTTTTGTCCTTTGTGAGCAGGACTATGGGAATGGGGCCCTCCTTACAGTGGTTTTGGGTTGATGTCTTAGGTGGAACCCTACTGTGAGTTTAGAGTGAAGGTGTGAcggaggctgggttcaccagaCTTAAGTGAGGGATTTCAGGGGGCTATGAGGATTATCATAACCTGTGAATGAGGTGAGCCTATCGCATGGTCACTCCTTCAGGAGTAGTTATTTCAAACAGACAGAGAAGAGACGGGTACAGATGGTAGGGAGGGAAATTCCAGAGGGCCCAGCAGGACCCCTAAGTAAccctgatgctgctgctgctgccgcccctGCACCTGTTGCAACAAAGACCCCGACCCCCTGGGTTACAGCGGCCAGCACCATAGTTTCAGTTTGGCGCAGCAAAGGGATTAGTTCAAACCCTACTTAAGCCCAGGGTACTTGGACTCCGTACAGCAACCGGTTGTCGTGGAGGAGGCCTCTAACCCTGTTGGCCTCGATGGGAGCCTCCTGGAGGAGGACCTTGAGTTGTCCATAGGCTTCTGATTAAGGGCCTGTCCTGGGCCCCACACTGTGTGCCATCAGGGCTGCAGTTACCACCAAGTACTGGGCCCTCTTGAAGATAGAGGCTCCATAAGCACTGAGCATGGGACCCTCTACCGAGGTTCCGGTTATGCCTTTGGCCTGGAAACAGCTCCCACCTGCTCAGCTTGGCTGCTGACACCTGCTTGTGATACGATGGAGCCATCCTTTTCCCTCAGGCTTATGCCCTGCAGAAGGGATGACCTCCTAACTCCCATGCCTTGAAAGAAGCCGTGGTGCTGGAGGAGGTCACCCGTCTGCCACACTCCTTGGTTCCCTGGGCTGTTCCCTGGGATTCACTGAATGCACAGCGTGGGCAGCGCAGGCTTTCAGGAGGACAGAGCACATTCGTACATGATGGAGCTCCGTGGAGAGTTGCTGCTCTTCATCCCTGAATTGGGACGTTTCTGATGAAGGACCAAGCCCAAGGGCCACAGCTCACCCAGCATCAGGCAGTCATCGTGCTGCTGGCCCACAGTTGTCCCCGCCTGCATATGTTCACAGGCTCTTGGACTGTTGTCTAAGAGTTGCCGCTTTGTGGTAAAAGAACTCTGGGAATCTCTTGACTCAGATCCCCAGAATATAAATGTAGGTGACACTTGTCTGTCCATTACTAAGTCTACATATCAGGACTCACCAGGACACGCCTCATCCACTTGGAGTTCCAGACACTGGCAGTGACAGTTGTCACACAGTAGCCTAACCGTCTGTCCCTTCGTGCctgtccctaaagaaagaagagtctgtgagactgttcctttcagggactttgtttcacctttgtgcttacacctcatgtctctctgtttggcccccaaaagacagttggtcagccaatgacgggtaagactCCCCACTGAGGGAGCAACCCAAGCCAGGCACAGCCAcatggggaccaccaggagaactcacggggtctatagaggtgggcacagccccccactttCCCCTGGcaaaggagagcttctgcctatgtggctgtattcctttccacaacctgcttgggaaatgattcaatgatgtgataacatcagttctccttctattcttatcaataagtttcagcataaaggatttgtccctggggaggcacataccataattgttaagacatcatgggacttccAATTCcggctgcttgcaggcaaggatGATTGGTTTGGATCAGTTTTCTGGTacgatgtatgagactcacagaccgtggagaaagcAATGCtgcttccttgtgtgtacatcaataaaagccacaaggcagcccaattcggggctctcagtcttTTGAGGCtatgagacccttggccccttctttcataactttcttgatttctgtttctttcctaacccttcgccgccccttcttgttcactcactgcctgtgttgcgctggacacgaCAGTGACCATGGCACTTCTCAGAATATAGATGGCACGCTCTCCAACACGGTGTTCCATGGACgtttctcctccttcctgctctcaGGCTCCTAGAGCACCAGGCTGGCTTATTGACGTAAGGTCAGATCGGGTGAATGACACATGGCCTGTTTCACCCATCAGTCAGTCATCGGGGTCAATTGTGTGAGTCTGCCTTcatcttttttggtttttggtagacttcagttttttaaaagctgttttaggtttacagaaaaaactGGGTTTCAGAGAGTACAGAGTTCCCACATAACCCCTGTGTATCCACACAGTTTGCACTATTTTTTACATCTTGTAtgactgtggtacatttattacaattgctGAGCCAATATTGCTGCATTAAAGTGCACAGTCTACATTAGCATTGGCTTTGTGTCAGAGGATCTGTGGGTTTGGGCAAATGTATGATAATGTGTATCCATCATTTTTTATAAGTCGTACTGTGGTTTTACTTCCCAGAAATCTGTGCTCCACCTACTCGTTCATTCCTCCCTCCAACCCCTAAATCCTTCAAACGCAAAGATCTTTTTATTGGCTCATGGTTCTGTCTGTTGCCTGTTGTTATTACTTGGAACTTGCGTAGCCTtgtcagattggcttctttctgTTAGCAATGTACTTATGTGTTCCTCCATGTGTTTTCATGACTTAATCCCTCATGTCTTTTTATCACTGCACAGTATTTTGCCCCATGGATTTACCTATTGTTGTTTGGATTTACCACTGTTTGTCTGTTTGCCTCTTGAAAGACATCTTGCTTAACTCTAATTCTTGCCAATTATGAATAAACCTCCtaaaaacattcatgtacaggtttttgtgtgaacataaggtTTCAGTTCATTTTGGTCTATACCAActagtgtgattgctggatcctaCTATATGTAGTAAGAGTATATTTTGTATTGAAATAAAGTTCTGGTCTCCAGTGTGGGCGTGCCTGATTCCATTCCCACAGCAATGATTGAGGATTTCCTGCAGCTTCACATCTGCACCAGTATTTAGTGTTTGAGTGTTTTGAGTTTTAACCATTTAATACGTGtgtagtgatacctcattgtttttcatttgtaccTAGATTTCCTCATATGTTATTTTGTAGGAgtttattactttttcattttatatttaggtgtaAGGCCTGTGTCTACAttcgttttgtgtgtgtgtgtgcatatgtgtttgtatgtggatatttattatttccaggACTATTTGTTTAAAagcctttctttttccattgattGCCTCtcctcctttgtcaaagatcagttgagtATATTTGTGGTGATCTGTGAGAAAGCAGTAGACTTGTGTATCCTTAATCCTTGCTATACTTTCTTATTGATTCCAGTAGTTATCTCTCTTGTTGTGGGATCTTTCTGGTGTTTCACAGGCACTCATGTCATGAGCAACAAATGTGATGTATTTAGCCACAGGTTTTGAGGATGTTCTTTCTCAAGAAGTGGTAATTCCCCTCTATTGCTAGTTTATCATAAGTGGGTTTTCCATTTTATCAAATCCTGTTattccccccttttttcctttttgatagtAATACTTTCAGGATACCTTTTCTTAGTTACCTTGTCTGGATGTTTACCAGCTTTATGAATCttgtcaaagaaacaaaatttaaaaaaaaaatgttttctccattgattttccacaataatattgttttcttttttaatttttattatattttgttctgcttacttttagtttaatttgttttttttaatcattttttaaggtGGTTGCTTGCATTAGTGATTATAGATATTTTTAGTGTATTTGTTCAATGCCATAAATTTCCCTCTaggcactgctttagctgcattcTACAAACTTTGATACattgtgtcttcattttatttaattcaaaataatttttcatttctcttgagacGTCTTTGATCCCATGTGTTTCTGAATCTCCATTTATTTCAGGGTTTTCTAACTACCTTCCTGTTACTGATTTCTTTATTAAGTTCTGTGTAGTCTAACagcatattttgtatgatttttattctttccaatttttcaggTATGTTTTATGTCCCAGAATGAgttctatcttggtgaatgttccatgcaAGCTTGAGAAgtatgtgtattctgttgttgcgTGAAGTATTCCACAGATTATAATTAAGTCCAGTTGTTTCATAGTGTTGTTCAGTTCTACAGGAATTTATATTTCATGATAAGGGGGTGTTGAACTCTCCAGCCACAATCGTGggtttatctatttcttcttgcatTCTATCAGTCCTTAACTTATATATTTTGCCCCTGTGTTGCTATGCACATACACCTAAGAGATTGGTAGGCCTTCTTGGAGAGTGGACCCCTTTATCATTCTGCCTTACCCCTTCTTATCTCTGAGTTTTCCTTGGTTTAAAATCTTCATAAGTCATGCACCTATGCCAGCTTTCCTTTGATTACTGTTGACATGGTACAttttcttccatccctttacctttcATTCTATTAgagtgttgttttaattttaaaatgttcaatatttcACACTGCTTTGTTCTTGCCTGTGTGGTTTTTTCTGAAAAGAAGTTTGATTTAACTCAGATCTTTGTTTCTCTATACCTAATGtcctctctggcttctttcaataagttctctttgtctttgatttttgtctAATTTGAATATGATATACTTGGGTATacaatttttggtatttttcatgttttgtgtTTTAGAGCTTTCCAGATCTACAGTATGCcatctattattaattttaggaaattttaatGATCATTCCTCCATTTATCGCTcctatttctgtccttttttccTCCAGGTATTCCCATTATGTGTATTTCAAACCTCATGTTAAAGAGGGTTGCCTTAGGGTTCATGGATATTGTGTTCTCTTTTGTTCTTCATCTTCTTTGCATTAGACTCTGGTGAAAGAGATTTTTTTGAGTGCAGGCTTTGTGAAGAACAGAGTATTTAGGGCATATTTCAGAGTActgtcttatttttccttttttcctattttgaagGTGCCAGCTTTCCATGTGATCTAAAGACTCCGATGGATCTAAGAAAAATTGTTcaagtttttttcagttttatttttgtttgtttcattggttTTTGGAGGTGGAGttgtagtttttgtgtgtgtgttttaaattattatcattatcacacATTATCATGAGTGTGTGAAAATGAGGATGATAGCTCCTAAGTTTTCTAAGTGCCACACCAGAAGTTCACAACGTAGCCTCTAGGGTGACTGGTTAGTAAACACTTCCTCCAGACATGAGAGAATGaaaattctgtgttcttttggAGGAAAGCACTGTTGAATCCTTTATGTATTCTGTAATCGGGGATAAACTCACCATTAACCCATGTGGACTTCAGTGAACTCCTTGCAAGCTGCAGCTCTTAACCTGTTCCTCAAGAGCAGTGAGGCCCAAGGTACCCTGTTATGGTTTGACCAGAAAGAGCTCTTCTGGCATATTCTCTCACTATGTGTTCTAACATTTGGCTAGAAGTACAGGGATTTTGATGACTAACTTGCCATGCCTTGTTCCTCGTGTCTGAGCTCTATGTTCCAAATAACTTCCTAGCCCCATTAAattggacagagaaagaaaaaggaagaactcAGTCTGTGATCAATATTACACAAGTTAAAAACAGTGCTTTTCCACAAGCATATTTCAATTCAACAAGCTGTACCCGATAACTGACTGATAGAGGCCTGGAGGATTTTGGGACGACATGGTCAACTGGCTCTGTTGAAAGTTTAATTTCTGCAGGCCTCTTGGACTCTTGTTTGGTGATGTGAATAGAAGGAAAAGCTTCCAGTTTTCcactatattttattcattaaaacttTATGCAGATTTACCCTCTGCCTCCTGGAGTGCTATAAATGGTGAGtaatgagggagaagaaaaaggaattgtttttctcaaGGAATTGATGGgccttaaaatgaaaatatatgtttcatCCCTAtagcattttggttatttccctACATGCTCAGGACCCTGACACTGGAGATTAATAAGATATAAAGTAATCACAGTAAAAATTTGTAATTTCCATGTGTTAATGATAGTATTAAGTTTATGAAAAAGTAAGTGTGGACGGAGAGTAAGTTTTTGATGTTCAAGTCATAGATGAGATGCTTGGAGATGAGAGAATCATACGTGACCGTCCTATAAGTGGAGTCTAGATGCCCAGTGCTGTCAGTCTCTCACATCCTACTCTACATATATTGGGATGTTCTAGGACTCAGTGGCCTTTGAGGATGTGGCTGTGACCTTCACCCTGGAGGAGTGGGCTCTGCTGGATGCTTCACAGAAGAAACTCTACAGAGATGTGATGAGGGAAACCTTCAGGAACCTGGCCTCAGTAGGTAAGGATGACAACATCCTTCAATTGTCAATTAGAGAACTAGTGTTTCTTGTTCATCAACATTGTTCCAAGATGTGAGATGTGGAAAGGGAGGATGCAGGTAAATAATCTAGGAGTGGTCACAGCTAATCATGGATCCAGAAGctaataatttttctataatctGATACTTTGGGATCATTTTTCTGGTTCtacattttagggaaaaaatgggAAGATCCTGACATTGAAGATCAGTACATACACCAGGGGAGAAAACTAAGGTGAGTCACACAACAGAAAGCAGTATCTCTTAGAGTGAGAACTCTAATTTGTTacgaaatttttaaaagaagctaaaaagaactcttaaatgTTGCTTTAAATGTCTTTCTtagaaaatttttacaaaaatactttcttaaatgTAACATACATGTTTAGTGTTTGCAAAGTTACTCACTTATAAACAGTATTAATAAACCCTATTTATTAATATTACAGTGTGATAAAAGCAAGGGTGAAGTCATCTTGAAGAGCATTCAGCATATTTAATTTCAGACAAATTAGATAAGACAAAATATCTATACTTTtcctaaaaatcataaaaaatgtgaatataaaatCATTAATGAAGAAATCATTAATGTGCTTCTCATTTTTTACAGAAATCATATGGTGGAGAGACTCTGTGAAAGTAAAGAGAATAGTCAGTGTGGAGAAAACTTCAACCTTATTTCAAATTTCCAtctgaagaagaaaattgaagTAAAACCCTATGTGCGAAGTTCATGTGGAAAAGTCTTTGTGTATCATTCATCCCTTGGTAGACTCACCAAATGTCACACCAGACACAAGTCTTCTGAGTATCTGAAATATGGAGAGAAGCCGTATAAATGTAACATATGTGAGAGAGCCTTTAGTTATCTCCAGTATTTTCGACAACATGAAAGGACTCACAATGGAGAGAAAACCtataaatgtaaggaatgtgaGAAAGTCTTCATGTGCCTCAAAACCCTTCGAAAACACATGATAACACACACTACAGATTCTCCTTATAAATGTAAGGAGTGTGAGAAAGTCTTCAGTTGCTCAAGTTCACTCCGATTACATGAAAGAAcacacactggagagaaaccctatgagtgTAAACAGTGTGGTAAAGCCTTTGGTATTCCTAGTTCTCTTCGAATGCATGAAATAACTCACagtggagagaaaccctatgaatgtaaggaatgtagAAAAGCCTTCAGATATTACCAAAGTTTTCAAACACATGAAAGAaaccacactggagagaaaccctatgaatgtaaaaaaTGTGTCAAAGCATTTAGTTGTCTCAGTTATCTTCGAAAACATGAAAGAACTCACATTGTAgaaaaaccttatgaatgtaaaatatgtagTAAAGCATTCAGGTATCCCAGTTATCTTCAAATTCATGAAAGAACTCACACTgcagagaaaccctatgaatgtaaaatatgtagTAAAGCATTTAGTTGTCTCAGTTATCTTCGAAAACATAAAAAaactcatactggagagaaaccttatggatgtaaggaatgtgggaaagccttcagatGTTATCAAAGTCTTCAAACACATGAAAGAagtcacactggagagaaaccctatgaatgccAAATATGTAGTAAAGCATTCAGGTGTCTCAGTGATCTTCGAAGACATGAAAGAACTCACACTgcagagaaaccctatgaatgtaaaatatgtcaTAAAGCATTTAGGTGCCCCAGTTATCttcaaatacatgaaagaaatcacacaggagagaaaccctatgaatgcaaAATATGTAGTAAAGCCTTCAGGTATCCCAGTTATCttcaaatacatgaaagaactcacactacagagaaaccctatgaatgtaaaatatgtaacaaaGCATTTAGATGTCTGAGTTATCTTCGAACGCATGAAAGAACTCATaatggagagaaaccctatgtgTGTAAAATATGTAGTAAAGCATTTAGGTATCTCAGTTATCttcaaatacatgaaagaactcatactggagagaagccctatgaatgtaaggaatgtgggaaagcctttagttATCACACAAACTTTCGAAGACACCTGACAAtgcacactggagagaaaccgtATAAAAGTACAGAATGTGGGAAAGTCTTCAGTTATCCCAGTTCCTTTCTAATGCATGAAAGGACTCACTGGATAAAACCTATTGAATGTAAACAGCATGGGAAAGACTTGCATTGGCCCACAACCTTACATGTGAAACTTcccatggaaaaaaataaaaatgctacatGAAAGTGTGATAGAAATTAATCCATGTATAATGGGCCAGAAAACTTTCAATATGAAACAGTTCTTATTAAAGTTGCAGATATATTGTGTTTGTTAAACCTTTCTCTTAAAGTGCATTATTGGACCTTGTATTTCTACTAATTGCTTTCAGAAATGAATATTCAGTTGCGATAATTATGAGAGTAGTCTTTCAACAATAGTACATAagataattattgtttttttccttgaaatgtttAATAAGATTTCTCTCcactttgaaatatatttcttacatgCAGTgaggttaaatttttttaaatggtttttgttgttgttctgtgttAAGGGgccatttaaaaagaacagtatTGTAGTTGGATTTCCCTAGTGTCTTTATGGCAATCCTTTATATCCCTAAATTAGTATATATATTCTACCTTTTCCTCTGGTAAAGCTCctttttggaggtgatggatacaagtgttttcccatttttgatacttataaataatttgaataaattttatgtatggcAATTTTATGAAAGAATATAGTTTCATgcgaatattatttttatatttgtacctTTGTTTTGTGTTCTTCCTTCTGACCTGTATTTGGTGAATTGACTTTGATTTAAGAAGAGTGACCTGTAATAGGGCAAGAAAATCTACAGTTGGAAATACCCTTCACCCCCACACTCCCCTCACCCCCCGTAGGTAATGTTAGGAACTTGATTTTCCAGAATCCATCCCATTATGGTTCCAGGTTAGAATTCCTCAATAGAGTCACTTGCTTTATATTTGGAAGGCAAAAACGAAGAAAGCATTAGTCATATTTTGAAAACACTATTTGGACAGACAGATACATAGGATCTTGAAGGACACCATCTTCAAGTccatttttttacttctttgattttcTAATTAATACTATCCTCACAACTTCCACCAACTGTGTGATATCCATTTCTGAGAGGTGTAGCTTTCCACTGGTGTCTTCACAAGATCCGCAGTACAGATCCACCAGAGTTTGGAGTTTTCTGTCTCTTGTGTCCTCAGGAAACTGATTTAGACTTTCTTGCTTATGTCTGATTTTCCTCTTCTCTAGATTATATCTGTATAAGGTCTAATTTGTATACGAAACACCTTAAACTGTCAAGTGCTGGTGACTATGTTTTCCTGATTCACCATGACATGGTGCcatcaaaaagaaggaaacatgggAAAACCTGGAGTTTGTTTCTCTGCCGCATGTGCAGTGGCTGCTGTGACCCGGTACTTCCATGTCAGAATAAGCCCCTTCCTCCTGTCAGGAAGCCTGTGGGTGATTCCTGTCAGTTGTAGCTGAATATAATCCCTGGGTATGTTTTCAATTATGTTTGATTGTATGTGATTAAAAGTATGTGCATTTTTTGTCAAATGAACATTTTTGCAGgtttttcatagaaatattttattgtttcctaagCCATGTGCTAACaaatattatgtttttcatttcctgagaGGATATGTTAAAATATCCCATTATAATTAcagattttcaaataaactttgttattctctttatataatcatcatatataatattttgagtCAATACATGTGTGTTTAATTACACACAAGTGTAATTTTTCCTAAgactcattttgttttgttctttatagttACAGTTTTTGTCACGACACTAATTTTCATTCACTCTTAATCCCAAAAACTTAAATCATAGTTTTCTTCACAGCCCTCTTGCCAGTGACCTGCAGAATCACGCCTGTAGTCAGGGAGGGGTGTAATGAATTCTAATAAGAATGACCACAAAGTACACATGACTGTTGGTTGTAACATAAAAGCGTGCTCAGGATTGTGATAGGATTTGGCTTGTGTTAGATGATTTGATGGCTATGCAAGGCAGCAGgacatttttgtatattgaatcCTATGAGGAGGGAAACTTATTATGTTATTGGTAGTCATAAACATTGTTTCCTAGAAGGCAAAACTATTGTAGTAAAGCTAAACTTAATTTGTAAGAAGCCCCAGTCAGTCATATTAGTAAGAAAAGGGCAATAATGATCATTTTTATGATTCGGAATGatcacttttatcatttttaaaaacatggttgcaaaatatatttttgtcttggtCCATCATAGACACCAAGTACCTTTGAAGAAGGAGGTATGTGATATCTTCCTCTTCAATAGGATAAGACTTGGCTTTACAAAGATTGCAGGCCAGCTCCCAGTCCTCCAAAAGGGCTTATTATGCCTTTAGTACTTATTATCTGAACACTGATGTATTTCCTATGGTGTATTAGACACCATTTACCGTAAGTACctccattaaaatatataaattcactTCTTAGTATActacataatattttaagattttattggggaaggggaacagaactttattacttccaggaccttttccaagtcaagttgttgtcctttcgatcttagttgtggaggatgcagctcagctccaggtccatttgccattattagttgcagagggcacagcccaccatcccttgcaggagtccaaatggcaaccttgtggttgaggagacgcactccaaccaactgagccatctgggagctcagcctcagctcagctgaaggtgctgtgttcaatcttagttgcagggggcgcagcccaccatctcatgtgggaattgaactggcaaccttgttgttgagagcttgtgctctaaccagctgagccgtCAGGCCacccctctgcccattttttaattggatattttgtttatttgttattacGTTGTatgaggttttaaaatatattttatatactaagCCTTATTTagtaaatgatttgcaaatattttctcccacttagtaggttgacttttattttgttgatgatttcctatGCTCTGCAGAAGATTTTGGGTTAATgaagttttacttctttgtttactgatttatttttacttttgttgcgtTTGCTTTGGGTGTCACCAAGATCTATGTTAAGTAGGTTAAGGCCTCTGATTTCCGCTAGCAGTTTtgtggttttaggtcttacattcaaatccattttgagttatttttttgtgtgtggtgtaagatagtggtccactttcattcttttgcatgtgtctgtccagttttcccaacaccatttatttaaaagaatacctTTTGACCATCATGTATTCTCATCTCCTTTGTCttaaatcagttgaccatatatgtgtagtctatttctgttctctattttgttccattgatttatgtgtctgcttttatccCAATGCCATaccattttaattactatagttttgtaacaTAGTTTCAAGAGGCTTGATACAcaccactttgttctttttttctcaagggTACTTTGGcttttgggggtcttttgtggttccatacaaatttcagATTGTTTGTTCTACTGTGAAGAatgctttgtaattttaatacaaattgcATTGAATTGTGGACATTTTAGCAATAGtaagtcttccaattcataaTCAGGGAATATTGTTTCATTTagttgtgtcttcttcagtttctttcattaacatattgtagttttcagtgtacaggccATTCTCTtccttggttaaatatattcctcagtattttattctaCTTGATGAGATTGTACATgggattgttttgttaattttttctgatagtttttattagtgtatagaaatccAACagattttgtagcctgcaactttactgaatttgtttattagttgtAACAGTGCtttgatggatatatatatacacacacacacacacacacacacacacacacacacacacataat includes:
- the LOC109454331 gene encoding uncharacterized protein LOC109454331 isoform X1; protein product: MGVFKSQDSVAFEDVAVTFTLEEWALLDASQKKLYRDVMRETFRNLASVGKKWEDPDIEDQYIHQGRKLRNHMVERLCESKENSQCGENFNLISNFHLKKKIEVKPYVRSSCGKVFVYHSSLGRLTKCHTRHKSSEYLKYGEKPYKCNICERAFSYLQYFRQHERTHNGEKTYKCKECEKVFMCLKTLRKHMITHTTDSPYKCKECEKVFSCSSSLRLHERTHTGEKPYECKQCGKAFGIPSSLRMHEITHSGEKPYECKECRKAFRYYQSFQTHERNHTGEKPYECKKCVKAFSCLSYLRKHERTHIVEKPYECKICSKAFRYPSYLQIHERTHTAEKPYECKICSKAFSCLSYLRKHKKTHTGEKPYGCKECGKAFRCYQSLQTHERSHTGEKPYECQICSKAFRCLSDLRRHERTHTAEKPYECKICHKAFRCPSYLQIHERNHTGEKPYECKICSKAFRYPSYLQIHERTHTTEKPYECKICNKAFRCLSYLRTHERTHNGEKPYVCKICSKAFRYLSYLQIHERTHTGEKPYECKECGKAFSYHTNFRRHLTMHTGEKPYKSTECGKVFSYPSSFLMHERTHWIKPIECKQHGKDLHWPTTLHVKLPMEKNKNAT
- the LOC109454331 gene encoding uncharacterized protein LOC109454331 isoform X2; this encodes MDSVAFEDVAVTFTLEEWALLDASQKKLYRDVMRETFRNLASVGKKWEDPDIEDQYIHQGRKLRNHMVERLCESKENSQCGENFNLISNFHLKKKIEVKPYVRSSCGKVFVYHSSLGRLTKCHTRHKSSEYLKYGEKPYKCNICERAFSYLQYFRQHERTHNGEKTYKCKECEKVFMCLKTLRKHMITHTTDSPYKCKECEKVFSCSSSLRLHERTHTGEKPYECKQCGKAFGIPSSLRMHEITHSGEKPYECKECRKAFRYYQSFQTHERNHTGEKPYECKKCVKAFSCLSYLRKHERTHIVEKPYECKICSKAFRYPSYLQIHERTHTAEKPYECKICSKAFSCLSYLRKHKKTHTGEKPYGCKECGKAFRCYQSLQTHERSHTGEKPYECQICSKAFRCLSDLRRHERTHTAEKPYECKICHKAFRCPSYLQIHERNHTGEKPYECKICSKAFRYPSYLQIHERTHTTEKPYECKICNKAFRCLSYLRTHERTHNGEKPYVCKICSKAFRYLSYLQIHERTHTGEKPYECKECGKAFSYHTNFRRHLTMHTGEKPYKSTECGKVFSYPSSFLMHERTHWIKPIECKQHGKDLHWPTTLHVKLPMEKNKNAT